In Streptococcus dysgalactiae subsp. dysgalactiae, the following are encoded in one genomic region:
- a CDS encoding YggS family pyridoxal phosphate-dependent enzyme, with protein sequence MDLQKNKRIVFDNVRLATEAAHRPEHSVSVIAVTKYVDSTIAGQLIDTGIEHIAENRVDKFLDKYEALKDRSVTWHLIGTLQRRKVKEVINFVDYFHALDSVKLASEIEKRADHPVKCFLQVNISEEDSKHGFKVSEIEVAIEEISKMENVQLVGLMTMAPADASQERIASIFREANQLRKNLQSKKRKNMPFTELSMGMSGDYLIAIQEGSTFVRIGTSFFH encoded by the coding sequence ATGGATTTACAAAAAAATAAAAGGATTGTTTTTGACAATGTCCGCTTAGCTACTGAAGCAGCACATAGACCTGAGCATAGTGTTTCGGTGATCGCTGTGACAAAATATGTGGACAGTACAATTGCAGGTCAGCTTATTGATACCGGAATCGAGCATATCGCTGAAAACCGTGTGGATAAATTTCTTGATAAATATGAAGCATTAAAAGATAGATCGGTGACGTGGCATCTCATTGGAACTTTACAACGTCGTAAAGTAAAGGAGGTTATCAATTTTGTTGATTATTTCCATGCTTTGGATTCTGTAAAGTTAGCTTCAGAAATTGAAAAGAGAGCTGATCATCCTGTAAAGTGTTTTCTACAAGTTAATATTTCTGAAGAAGATAGCAAGCATGGCTTTAAGGTCTCTGAGATTGAAGTAGCAATTGAGGAGATTAGTAAGATGGAAAATGTCCAGCTTGTCGGTCTCATGACGATGGCGCCAGCAGATGCTAGTCAAGAAAGAATTGCCTCTATCTTCCGAGAAGCTAATCAATTGAGAAAAAACTTGCAGTCAAAAAAAAGAAAGAACATGCCTTTTACAGAATTGAGTATGGGTATGAGTGGCGATTATTTAATTGCTATTCAGGAAGGCTCAACTTTCGTTCGTATTGGAACGTCTTTCTTTCACTAA
- a CDS encoding YggT family protein, with product MILILSILLRLIRVYSYLLIAYALLSWFPGAYNSWIGRLLSGIVEPVLKPFRALNLQFAGLDFTIFVIIIGLNFLAQILIRVFI from the coding sequence ATGATATTGATATTATCTATCCTCCTTCGCTTAATCAGAGTTTACAGCTACTTGTTAATAGCTTATGCCCTATTATCATGGTTCCCAGGAGCTTATAACTCTTGGATTGGTCGTTTACTTAGCGGTATTGTTGAACCAGTCTTGAAGCCCTTTAGAGCATTGAACTTACAATTTGCGGGCCTTGATTTTACTATTTTTGTTATTATCATTGGTTTAAATTTCTTAGCTCAAATTTTGATTAGAGTGTTTATTTAA
- the ileS gene encoding isoleucine--tRNA ligase — MKLKETLNLGKTAFPMRAGLPNKEPQWQAAWEEADLYTKRQELNAGKPAFHLHDGPPYANGNIHVGHALNKISKDIIVRSKSMSGFQAPYVPGWDTHGLPIEQVLAKQGVKRKEMDLADYLDMCRQYALSQVNKQRDDFKRLGVSADWENPYVTLDPQFEADQIRVFGVMADKGYIYRGAKPVYWSWSSESALAEAEIEYHDIDSTSLYYANKVKDGKNVLDTNTYIVVWTTTPFTVTASRGLTVGPDMDYLVVKPAGSDRQYVVAEGLLDSLAGKFGWESFETLASHKGADLEYIVTEHPWDTDVEELVILGDHVTLESGTGIVHTAPGFGEDDYNVGTKYKLEVAVTVDERGLMMENAGPDFHGQFYDKVTPIVIDKLGDLLLAQEVINHSYPFDWRTKKPIIWRAVPQWFASVSDFRQDILDEIEKTTFHPSWGKTRLYNMIRDRGDWVISRQRAWGVPLPIFYAEDGTAIMTKEVTDHVANLFQENGSIIWWQKDAKDLLPEGFTHPGSPNGEFTKETDIMDVWFDSGSSWNGVMNARENLSYPADLYLEGSDQYRGWFNSSLITSVAVNGYAPYKAILSQGFVLDGKGEKMSKSKGNIISPNDVAKQYGADILRLWVASVDTDNDVRVSMEILGQVSETYRKIRNTLRFLIANTSDFNPATDTVAYADLGAVDKYMTIVFNQLVATINDAYKRYDFMTIYKAVVNFVTVDLSAFYLDFAKDVVYIEAANSLERRRMQTVFYDILVKITKLLTPILPHTTEEIWSYLEHESEAFVQLAEMPVAETFSAQEDILEAWSAFMTLRTQAQKALEEARNAKVIGKSLEAHLTIYASEEVKTLLTALDSDIALLLIVSQLTIADLADAPADAVAFEGIAFTVEHAVGEVCERSRRIDPTTRMRSYNAFVCDHSAKIIEENFPEAVAEGFEDSGK; from the coding sequence ATGAAATTAAAAGAAACACTTAATCTTGGGAAAACAGCATTTCCAATGCGAGCTGGTCTTCCTAATAAAGAACCACAATGGCAAGCAGCTTGGGAAGAAGCAGATTTGTACACAAAACGCCAAGAACTTAATGCTGGCAAACCAGCTTTCCATCTTCATGATGGTCCTCCATATGCCAATGGCAATATTCACGTTGGGCATGCTCTTAATAAAATTTCAAAAGATATTATTGTTCGCTCTAAGTCTATGTCAGGCTTCCAAGCACCTTATGTTCCAGGTTGGGATACACATGGGCTTCCAATAGAACAAGTCTTGGCTAAACAAGGTGTGAAGCGTAAGGAAATGGATTTGGCTGACTATCTTGACATGTGCCGTCAATATGCTTTAAGCCAAGTGAATAAACAACGTGATGACTTCAAACGTCTGGGTGTGTCAGCGGACTGGGAGAACCCTTACGTGACTTTGGATCCACAATTTGAAGCTGATCAAATCCGTGTCTTTGGGGTGATGGCTGATAAAGGATACATCTATCGTGGCGCTAAACCAGTTTATTGGTCTTGGTCTTCAGAATCGGCCTTGGCAGAAGCTGAAATTGAATACCATGATATTGACTCAACCTCTTTATACTACGCCAATAAAGTTAAAGATGGTAAAAACGTCCTTGATACCAATACGTATATCGTTGTTTGGACCACAACACCATTTACCGTTACAGCATCACGTGGATTGACAGTTGGGCCTGATATGGATTATCTTGTGGTGAAACCTGCTGGTTCAGACCGTCAGTATGTTGTGGCAGAAGGCCTTTTAGATAGCCTTGCTGGAAAATTTGGTTGGGAGTCTTTTGAGACTTTAGCTAGTCATAAAGGAGCTGATCTAGAGTACATCGTGACAGAACACCCTTGGGACACTGACGTAGAAGAACTCGTTATCCTAGGTGATCATGTTACTCTTGAATCAGGGACAGGGATTGTCCACACAGCACCAGGTTTTGGTGAGGATGACTACAATGTTGGTACAAAATATAAACTGGAAGTTGCTGTAACAGTTGATGAACGTGGTCTCATGATGGAAAATGCAGGACCAGATTTCCACGGACAATTTTATGATAAGGTAACGCCAATTGTCATAGATAAACTTGGTGACCTCTTATTAGCACAAGAAGTGATCAATCACTCATACCCATTTGACTGGCGGACGAAAAAACCAATCATCTGGCGTGCTGTACCGCAATGGTTTGCTTCTGTTTCTGACTTCCGTCAGGATATTTTAGATGAAATTGAAAAAACAACTTTCCATCCTTCTTGGGGTAAAACACGTCTTTACAATATGATTCGTGATCGTGGTGATTGGGTTATTTCTCGTCAACGTGCTTGGGGTGTTCCACTTCCAATCTTCTATGCGGAAGATGGCACAGCTATTATGACTAAGGAAGTAACAGATCATGTGGCCAATTTGTTCCAAGAAAATGGCTCAATCATTTGGTGGCAAAAAGACGCTAAAGACCTATTACCAGAAGGCTTCACTCATCCAGGGTCACCAAATGGTGAGTTTACAAAAGAAACTGATATCATGGATGTTTGGTTTGACTCTGGTTCTTCTTGGAATGGTGTTATGAATGCTAGGGAAAACCTATCTTATCCAGCTGACCTATACCTAGAAGGTTCTGACCAGTATCGTGGTTGGTTCAATTCATCCTTAATCACTTCTGTGGCTGTTAACGGTTATGCTCCTTATAAGGCTATCTTATCGCAAGGCTTTGTTCTTGATGGTAAGGGAGAAAAAATGTCTAAATCAAAAGGCAATATTATTTCTCCAAATGATGTGGCTAAACAATATGGTGCAGATATTCTCCGTTTGTGGGTAGCTTCTGTGGATACCGATAATGATGTCCGTGTTTCTATGGAGATTCTTGGTCAAGTCTCTGAAACCTACCGTAAAATCCGTAATACCCTTCGCTTCTTGATTGCTAATACATCTGATTTCAACCCTGCTACGGATACAGTAGCTTATGCAGACCTAGGAGCTGTTGATAAGTACATGACAATTGTCTTTAATCAGTTGGTAGCAACGATTAATGACGCTTATAAGCGTTATGACTTTATGACTATTTACAAAGCAGTGGTGAACTTTGTTACGGTTGATTTATCAGCCTTCTATCTTGATTTTGCTAAAGACGTTGTCTATATTGAAGCTGCAAACAGCTTAGAACGTCGTCGCATGCAGACAGTCTTCTATGATATCTTGGTTAAGATTACGAAGTTATTGACGCCAATCTTGCCTCACACTACTGAAGAAATCTGGTCTTATCTAGAGCATGAGTCAGAAGCATTTGTTCAATTGGCAGAAATGCCTGTGGCAGAAACCTTCTCAGCTCAAGAGGATATTTTAGAAGCTTGGTCAGCTTTCATGACTTTGCGTACCCAAGCTCAAAAAGCTTTGGAAGAAGCGCGAAATGCCAAGGTTATTGGGAAATCATTGGAAGCTCATTTGACTATCTACGCTAGCGAAGAAGTGAAAACCTTGTTGACAGCGTTGGATAGCGATATTGCTTTACTTTTGATTGTGTCTCAATTAACCATCGCTGACTTGGCAGATGCTCCTGCTGATGCCGTAGCATTTGAAGGTATTGCCTTTACAGTTGAACATGCAGTGGGAGAAGTTTGTGAGCGTTCACGCCGCATTGACCCAACTACTCGCATGCGTTCTTACAATGCATTTGTCTGCGACCATAGCGCTAAGATCATTGAAGAAAATTTCCCAGAAGCTGTTGCTGAAGGGTTTGAAGACAGTGGTAAATAA
- a CDS encoding DivIVA domain-containing protein translates to MALTALEIKDKTFKTKFRGYSEEEVNEFLDIVVDDYEALVRKNRDNEARIKDLEEKLSYFDEMKESLSQSVILAQETAEKVKATANAEATNLVSKATYDAQHLLDASKAKANQMLRDATDEAKRVAIETEELKRQTRVFHQRLISSIESQLSLSNSPEWDELLQPTAIYLQNSDAAFKEVVKTVLNEDIPDSDDSASFDATRQFTPEELEELQRRVDESNKELEAHQQEHQNEAEAEPVNLSETQTFKLNI, encoded by the coding sequence ATGGCACTTACAGCACTAGAAATTAAAGATAAAACGTTTAAAACCAAATTCCGTGGATATAGTGAAGAGGAAGTTAACGAATTCCTTGACATTGTTGTTGACGACTATGAGGCTTTAGTTCGTAAAAATCGTGACAACGAAGCGCGTATTAAAGACCTTGAGGAAAAATTATCTTATTTTGATGAAATGAAAGAGTCACTTAGCCAGTCTGTAATCTTAGCTCAAGAAACAGCTGAAAAAGTGAAAGCAACGGCTAATGCGGAAGCAACAAACTTGGTTAGCAAAGCGACTTATGATGCTCAGCACTTGCTGGATGCATCAAAAGCAAAGGCAAATCAAATGCTACGTGATGCAACTGACGAAGCAAAGCGTGTGGCGATTGAGACAGAAGAATTGAAACGTCAAACCCGTGTTTTCCATCAACGTTTGATTTCATCAATTGAGTCACAATTGAGCTTATCAAATTCACCTGAATGGGATGAGTTGTTACAGCCAACCGCAATTTACCTTCAAAATTCGGATGCAGCGTTCAAAGAAGTTGTAAAGACTGTTCTTAATGAAGATATTCCGGATTCTGATGATAGTGCTTCTTTTGATGCTACACGTCAGTTTACTCCAGAAGAACTAGAGGAATTGCAACGTCGTGTTGATGAAAGTAACAAAGAATTAGAAGCTCACCAACAAGAGCATCAGAATGAGGCAGAAGCTGAACCTGTAAATCTTAGTGAGACACAGACGTTTAAATTGAATATTTAA
- the ftsZ gene encoding cell division protein FtsZ: MAFSFDTASIQGAIIKVIGVGGGGGNAINRMIDEGVAGVEFIAANTDIQALSSSKAETVIQLGPKLTRGLGAGGQPEVGRKAAEESEEVLSEALTGADMVFITAGMGGGSGTGAAPVIARIAKSLGALTVAVVTRPFGFEGNKRGNFAIEGIQELREQVDTLLIISNNNLLEIVDKKTPLLEALSEADNVLRQGVQGITDLITSPGLINLDFADVKTVMANKGNALMGIGIGSGEERIVEAARKAIYSPLLETTIDGAEDVIVNVTGGLDMTLTEAEEASEIVGQAAGQGVNIWLGTSIDDTMKDEIRVTVVATGVRQDKAEQVSGFRQPRTFAQANAQQAAGAQYASEQVKQPVQPGFDRRSSFDFDMGETREMSNAQTSAPSHNQNQGSAFGNWDLRRDNISRPTEGELDNQLNMSTFSANDDIDDELETPPFFKNR, from the coding sequence ATGGCATTTTCATTCGATACGGCATCAATTCAAGGTGCAATCATTAAAGTAATCGGTGTTGGTGGAGGTGGCGGAAACGCTATCAATCGCATGATTGATGAAGGTGTTGCAGGTGTTGAGTTTATCGCTGCAAACACTGATATTCAAGCATTGAGTTCATCAAAGGCTGAAACAGTTATCCAGCTTGGACCAAAATTAACGCGTGGTCTAGGTGCTGGAGGCCAACCGGAAGTTGGTCGTAAAGCTGCTGAAGAAAGTGAAGAAGTTTTGTCAGAAGCTCTTACTGGTGCAGACATGGTCTTCATCACTGCTGGTATGGGTGGTGGATCTGGTACAGGAGCTGCACCAGTAATCGCACGTATTGCTAAAAGTCTAGGAGCCTTGACCGTAGCTGTTGTTACTCGTCCATTTGGATTTGAAGGAAATAAACGTGGTAACTTTGCAATTGAAGGTATCCAAGAATTGCGCGAGCAAGTTGACACGTTGTTGATTATTTCAAATAATAACCTTCTTGAAATCGTTGATAAAAAAACACCATTGCTTGAAGCACTTAGCGAAGCTGACAACGTCCTACGCCAAGGTGTTCAAGGTATTACTGATTTGATTACAAGCCCAGGCCTTATTAACCTTGATTTTGCCGACGTGAAGACTGTTATGGCAAATAAGGGAAATGCCCTTATGGGTATCGGAATTGGTTCTGGAGAAGAACGCATCGTTGAAGCAGCTCGTAAAGCCATTTATTCACCACTTCTTGAAACAACCATTGATGGCGCAGAAGACGTTATCGTTAACGTGACAGGTGGACTTGACATGACCCTTACAGAAGCAGAGGAAGCTTCTGAAATCGTTGGTCAAGCAGCTGGTCAAGGAGTTAACATTTGGCTAGGAACATCTATTGATGATACGATGAAGGATGAAATTCGTGTCACAGTTGTTGCGACTGGTGTGCGACAAGATAAGGCTGAACAAGTATCTGGCTTCCGTCAACCACGTACATTTGCTCAAGCGAATGCTCAACAAGCAGCTGGTGCTCAATATGCTTCAGAACAAGTGAAGCAACCCGTTCAACCAGGTTTTGACCGTCGTTCAAGTTTCGATTTTGATATGGGTGAAACACGCGAGATGTCGAATGCACAAACGTCTGCCCCAAGTCATAACCAGAACCAAGGGTCAGCATTTGGTAACTGGGATTTGAGACGTGATAATATTTCTCGGCCAACAGAAGGTGAACTGGATAACCAATTAAATATGTCAACTTTCTCAGCAAATGATGACATTGACGATGAATTAGAAACACCACCATTTTTTAAAAACCGTTAA
- a CDS encoding YlmH family RNA-binding protein, translating into MVNHKQLYQHFYPEEYPFIEKMSDMINRVDSHYFLEVTDFLNPREITILKSLVAPTDLKVFSSTDYYPSEYGRVIVVPDYYDLDEADFQIALVEITYQAKFNQLTHGQILGTLINELGIKRNLLGDIFVETGYAQLMINRQLLDYVLTTISKIARASVSLKEIPLNQLIKSSNDAQLVDIMVSSLRLDRLVATVLKKSRAQAMTLIETDKVKVNYRQVHKVADHLAIGDMVSIRGYGRFTLLTDNGLTKNGKYKLTLSKMMHK; encoded by the coding sequence ATGGTTAATCACAAACAACTTTATCAGCATTTTTATCCTGAGGAATACCCTTTTATTGAGAAAATGTCTGATATGATTAACAGGGTGGATAGTCACTATTTTTTAGAAGTCACTGATTTTTTAAATCCTAGAGAGATAACGATTCTAAAAAGTCTGGTTGCTCCAACGGATTTAAAGGTTTTTTCCTCAACAGATTATTATCCAAGTGAGTATGGTCGTGTGATTGTTGTACCGGATTATTATGACTTGGATGAAGCTGATTTTCAGATAGCTTTGGTAGAAATAACCTATCAAGCAAAGTTTAATCAGTTAACGCATGGTCAAATTTTAGGAACTTTGATTAATGAACTGGGGATTAAACGAAATCTACTTGGGGATATCTTTGTGGAAACAGGGTATGCGCAACTCATGATTAATCGACAGCTATTAGATTATGTGTTAACAACCATTTCTAAAATAGCCAGAGCGAGTGTTTCGTTGAAGGAAATTCCTTTGAATCAACTGATCAAATCCTCTAATGATGCGCAACTTGTGGATATCATGGTTTCGAGCCTGCGGTTAGATCGCTTGGTTGCGACGGTGTTGAAAAAATCACGAGCACAAGCCATGACATTGATTGAAACTGACAAAGTGAAAGTTAACTACCGGCAGGTTCATAAGGTAGCTGATCATTTAGCCATAGGGGATATGGTGAGCATTAGAGGTTATGGTCGGTTTACCCTTCTAACGGATAATGGATTGACCAAAAATGGGAAATACAAATTGACGCTTAGTAAAATGATGCATAAATAA
- the sepF gene encoding cell division protein SepF: protein MAIKDTFNKMISYFDTDGVNEVEEEATDATEEVASRPQQSVRPSSQPKQAPRVSQSQQSQQVRHQAQPQSRPQTQPRPSASERHYQTQARTSQESIERRVNPTVQTAASRREQYQHVSQPDQTTIALKYPRKYEDAQEIVDLLIVNECVLIDFQYMLDAQARRCLDFIDGASKVLYGTLQKVGSSMYLLTPSNVSVNIEDMNIPNNGQDIGFDFDMKRR from the coding sequence ATGGCAATTAAAGACACATTTAATAAGATGATTTCTTATTTTGATACTGACGGTGTTAACGAGGTGGAAGAAGAAGCAACAGATGCAACTGAAGAAGTTGCTTCAAGACCACAGCAGTCAGTGAGACCAAGTAGTCAGCCAAAACAGGCACCGAGAGTCAGCCAATCACAACAAAGTCAACAAGTGAGACATCAAGCGCAGCCTCAGTCAAGACCTCAAACACAACCAAGACCAAGTGCATCTGAACGTCATTATCAGACGCAAGCAAGAACTTCGCAAGAGTCTATTGAGAGAAGGGTAAATCCAACCGTTCAAACTGCTGCTAGTCGTCGTGAGCAATATCAGCATGTTAGTCAACCTGATCAAACAACAATTGCCTTGAAATATCCTCGTAAATATGAGGATGCTCAAGAAATTGTTGATCTTCTGATTGTCAATGAGTGTGTCTTGATTGATTTTCAATACATGCTAGATGCTCAAGCTAGACGCTGTTTGGATTTTATTGATGGTGCAAGTAAGGTTCTTTATGGAACCTTGCAGAAGGTTGGGTCTTCTATGTATTTGTTGACCCCATCAAATGTATCTGTTAATATTGAAGATATGAATATCCCAAATAACGGCCAAGATATTGGTTTTGACTTTGATATGAAGAGACGGTAA